A single window of Pseudomonadota bacterium DNA harbors:
- a CDS encoding OmpA family protein, whose amino-acid sequence MQPQLRARPRQDSQSADITFAAAPAAWLRPAGSFSSATMALLSSLVFGLAACGPDYPKCDDDKDCHKGEFCVNKMCQKCRDSGDCGPGQECSGGRCDDIEGYCAGDGDCAHGQECSDGRCIDKLEPPDPEPEPPPPPEEPRCSVQSVYFDYDSSELTAGTRDRLSSNARCLGTRGYRNVHLTGFTDPRGTEEYNLALGDRRARSARQYLQSFGVDAHITTSSMGEEMARGMDESSWAEDRRVDFDAR is encoded by the coding sequence GTGCAACCACAACTGAGGGCTCGACCGAGGCAAGACAGCCAATCCGCTGACATCACGTTCGCCGCCGCGCCGGCGGCATGGCTCAGACCCGCCGGGTCGTTCAGCTCGGCGACCATGGCGTTGCTGTCCAGCCTGGTTTTTGGTTTGGCAGCCTGCGGGCCGGACTATCCCAAGTGCGACGATGACAAGGACTGCCACAAGGGTGAGTTCTGTGTGAACAAAATGTGCCAGAAGTGCAGGGACAGCGGCGACTGCGGTCCAGGCCAGGAGTGCAGCGGAGGACGCTGCGACGACATCGAGGGCTATTGCGCCGGCGACGGTGACTGCGCACACGGACAGGAGTGCAGCGACGGCCGATGCATCGACAAGCTCGAGCCGCCCGATCCCGAGCCCGAACCGCCGCCCCCGCCCGAAGAGCCGCGCTGCTCGGTGCAGTCGGTGTACTTCGACTACGACTCGAGCGAGCTCACGGCCGGCACCCGTGATCGTCTGAGCAGCAACGCTCGCTGCCTGGGTACGCGAGGCTACCGGAACGTGCACCTGACCGGGTTCACCGATCCTCGCGGCACCGAGGAGTACAATCTGGCGCTCGGTGATCGGCGGGCTCGCTCGGCCAGGCAGTACCTGCAGTCGTTTGGCGTCGACGCCCATATCACGACTTCGTCCATGGGCGAAGAGATGGCGCGGGGCATGGATGAATCGAGCTGGGCGGAGGATCGCCGGGTTGATTTCGACGCGCGCTGA
- a CDS encoding dynamin family protein: MKQAPDPEVFVEIEGRVRELYEGMLDPIAARFDFEPSPSGQTSGTPLVLFLGNHSSGKSSFINHLTGEQLQRTGIAPIDDGFTILAHGDKVEDRDGAAIVTDPDLPWGDLQKFGPQLTSHLRMRRLQNPKLQGIALVDSPGMIDSADAKIDRGYDFSAVVRWFAERADVILLLFDPDKPGTTGETLQVLTHALTGQDHKLLLIFNKVDRFTTMRDFARAYGALCWNLAKAIPRKDLPHVYNTYLPSVERPVPAKSIPLADFDRSLDEVAAEVQRAPYRRLDNVISHLYEYTRRLRLHTQVLTQLSRERLKHKLHTWLAGGAIALTAVLAISAAYAWAGETRWQWITGLLLVAAAACAGTYGVHVWQRRARQKTLSLEALFERAFSRELALDDEADDLRALWQAGRERVNRALLAQGAHPPRLRSYELRCISQILDEQVPELRAYASDFLSGGAERPAS, from the coding sequence ATGAAGCAGGCGCCCGACCCGGAGGTTTTTGTCGAGATAGAAGGCCGAGTGCGCGAGCTCTACGAGGGCATGCTCGATCCTATCGCCGCTCGCTTCGACTTCGAACCCTCGCCCTCTGGGCAGACATCGGGCACTCCGCTCGTGCTGTTTCTGGGCAACCACTCCTCGGGCAAGTCTTCGTTCATCAACCACCTGACGGGCGAGCAGCTGCAGCGTACAGGCATCGCGCCCATCGACGACGGCTTCACGATCCTTGCCCATGGTGACAAGGTCGAGGATCGCGACGGCGCAGCTATCGTCACCGATCCCGACTTGCCATGGGGCGACCTGCAGAAGTTCGGGCCTCAGCTCACGAGCCACCTGCGCATGAGGCGCCTCCAAAACCCCAAGCTCCAGGGGATCGCGCTGGTGGACTCGCCCGGGATGATCGATTCCGCGGACGCCAAGATCGACCGCGGCTACGATTTTTCGGCGGTTGTGCGCTGGTTCGCCGAACGCGCCGACGTCATCCTGCTGCTCTTCGACCCGGACAAGCCAGGTACCACCGGTGAGACGTTGCAGGTGCTCACGCACGCGCTCACGGGCCAGGATCACAAGCTTTTGTTGATCTTCAACAAGGTCGATCGCTTCACGACCATGCGCGATTTTGCGCGCGCCTACGGTGCCCTGTGCTGGAACCTTGCCAAGGCCATCCCGCGCAAGGATCTGCCGCACGTCTACAACACCTACCTGCCCTCCGTCGAACGTCCCGTGCCGGCCAAGAGCATTCCCCTTGCCGACTTCGATCGCTCGCTCGACGAGGTGGCGGCCGAGGTGCAGCGGGCTCCCTACAGGCGGCTCGACAACGTGATCAGCCATCTGTACGAGTACACCCGGCGCTTGCGCCTGCACACACAAGTGCTGACCCAGCTGAGCCGCGAACGGTTGAAGCACAAGCTGCACACCTGGCTTGCCGGAGGCGCCATCGCGCTGACGGCAGTGCTCGCCATCAGCGCAGCCTATGCCTGGGCTGGCGAGACGCGCTGGCAGTGGATAACCGGCTTGCTGCTCGTGGCCGCCGCTGCCTGTGCCGGCACGTACGGCGTGCACGTTTGGCAGCGACGTGCGCGCCAGAAGACCCTATCGCTCGAGGCTCTGTTCGAGCGCGCGTTCTCGCGCGAGCTGGCCCTGGACGACGAAGCCGACGACCTGCGCGCCCTGTGGCAGGCTGGCCGCGAGCGCGTAAACCGCGCTCTGCTCGCCCAGGGTGCTCACCCGCCTCGCCTGCGCAGCTACGAGCTGCGCTGCATCTCCCAGATCCTCGACGAACAAGTACCCGAGCTACGCGCCTATGCCAGCGATTTCCTGAGCGGCGGCGCAGAGCGGCCCGCAAGCTAA
- a CDS encoding tetratricopeptide repeat protein, which translates to MSRRRFETRPPGGLMILLLLPWCLSGCFLWTTRGEGDLLRQSTDTHAQRLEALDQRISKLEAGLVSEQERLATQITQLQQVLDEATAVLRRNNADVGAEVQQLKEQLAAVEGQLAETMHHIDNAAREAASMRGQLEQRLDKVARKAGLDMPIDEKEIPKDKVAHYTKAYRAFQNNEHSVARALFRAYMERYSDDDQVDDAQYWIGLSYLSAHRPATALGEFQKIIKNHSKSNVIDDALYGMAESFWQLHACTDAKNALAALLKRRPRKALLQQAKQLQRQVQRAKGGYCTS; encoded by the coding sequence GTGTCGAGGCGTCGGTTCGAAACGAGGCCGCCGGGTGGGCTCATGATCCTGCTGCTGCTGCCTTGGTGCTTGAGCGGATGCTTCTTGTGGACGACGCGTGGCGAGGGGGATTTGCTGCGCCAGAGCACGGATACCCACGCGCAGCGCCTGGAGGCGCTCGACCAGCGCATCAGCAAGCTGGAGGCCGGGCTGGTGTCCGAGCAGGAGCGGCTCGCCACCCAGATCACGCAGCTGCAACAGGTCCTCGACGAGGCTACCGCCGTGCTCAGGCGCAACAACGCCGATGTGGGCGCAGAGGTCCAGCAGCTCAAGGAACAGCTGGCCGCCGTCGAGGGCCAGCTGGCCGAGACCATGCATCACATCGACAACGCCGCACGCGAAGCGGCGAGCATGCGAGGGCAGCTCGAGCAGCGTCTCGACAAGGTCGCACGCAAGGCGGGGCTCGATATGCCGATCGACGAGAAGGAGATCCCCAAGGACAAGGTTGCCCACTACACCAAGGCCTACAGGGCCTTTCAGAACAACGAGCATTCGGTGGCACGCGCCCTGTTCAGAGCGTACATGGAGCGCTACAGCGACGACGACCAAGTCGACGACGCACAGTATTGGATCGGCCTGAGCTACTTGAGTGCCCACCGGCCTGCGACGGCCCTGGGCGAGTTCCAAAAGATCATCAAGAATCACTCGAAGAGCAACGTGATCGACGATGCGCTTTACGGCATGGCGGAATCTTTTTGGCAGCTGCATGCGTGCACCGACGCCAAGAACGCGCTGGCTGCTCTGCTGAAGCGCCGGCCGCGCAAAGCCCTGCTGCAGCAGGCCAAGCAGCTGCAGCGCCAGGTGCAGCGCGCCAAGGGCGGCTACTGCACGTCGTAG